The following is a genomic window from Hyperolius riggenbachi isolate aHypRig1 chromosome 4, aHypRig1.pri, whole genome shotgun sequence.
acagccacaatagaagggggatccccccaccccccgcacagagggggatccccccgcccgcaaaagccacaatagaagagggatccccccgcccgcacagaggaggatcccctgcccgcaacagccaccatataaaggggttcctcctgcccgcacagagggggatcccccgccagcacagcctccacatacaagggggatcccccgcacattctctgccccgctggctgcccagggattccctagggtggctgaatgcttgttctgcaagctgtgggtagcacagatcgctacccacagcgtgcagtcaggcatccagccatcctggggaatccctctgataagaaaaaaatgcagccggcggggcagagaaacaggaaatctccctgtcggcatggacgagctcagctcgtcattaacgttttttgcaagtttttgctggacaaactcagctcgtccataccgccagggaggttaaagggcaactgaagcaagagggatatggaggctgccatatttatttctttttaaacaataacagttgcctggctatgctgctaatcctctacctctaaaggggcccatacacctaacgattttcccgccgatatacggacgattcgatcacagtgatcgaatcggctgtgaaatcgccgcgaacaccgctgacagaacaatcgatttccatccaaaaacgatcattcccgtcgatccgtccgtgcggaagatttctcctgatcgctggcgggtcggtagtgcgtcgatagcagcggtcgaatgcccgacgaccgacgcaatacagcgggtatacattacctgttccggccgacgcgagtcccctggtcctcgCTGTCTTCCGGACCGGCtgtagctacacagaacttcctgtcccggcaggaagtttaaacagtagagcgccctctactgttaaaACTTTCCCTGGACAGGAGGTTCAGCAGCTGCagcaacggtctggagcccggagcggagaaaaagacagctgggaccaggggactcgcgccggccgaaacaggtaatgtatgcagaggggggggggggggggggggcggcagctccacagattgtgatcggtttcaggctgaaatcaattcacaatctgtttgccgtaaggtggccatacgatctctctctgatcagattcaatcagagagggatctgttggtcgaatctgatggcaaattgaccagtgtatggccaccttaatacttctAGCTGTAAACCcagtacaagcatgcagcagatcaggtgtttctgatactgTCAGATCTCAAAGATAAGCTTCATGctggtttctggcattattcagacactactgcatcctaatagaccagcaggcctaccaggcaactggtattgtatataaggaaataaatatggcagcctccatatatttctcacttcagtggtcATTTAAAAAGAACCTATACTGAGAAGTATAAGGATTATTTCATTTtaatataataccagttgcctgactttgctgatgatcctgtgtctctaataagtTTAGCCACAgcacctcaacaagcatgcagatcgggtgctctgactgaagtcagactggattagtttcatgcttgtttcaggtgtgtgattcagtcactactgcagccaaagagatcagcaggactgacaagcaactggtattgtgtaaaaggaaacataAATATCCCTCTcagggttccctttaattaccaATGACAACAGCGAGACCACCTATGTCTGCAGATAGATTTGAAGGCTTAGTTGTGACAGCTGGGTGACCAGACAAATAAGCAGGGCTCAACACACAGCGACAACAAAAGCTTcccaaatggggacacttgtCTCCAGAACAGGAGCTAGAGAGAATGGATATTTGGAATTTGCTTTATTTTAGGTTTGTCATGGTACCAACTGTTATACTGTCATTTATTGCCAGAGTCtcctcaaaggggggggggggggggagagaaatcacATACAACAAAATCACAAATTTTAACCTGTCTATACGCTCCGTTCCGCACGTGTGGCCATGCATGTGCGACTGACCAGAAGAATAGGGACTGCTAGCGGACAACCAGAGCGGAAGGGAAGGAACCCTCggcctgaaggggctggaggaagctccaagtATAAATATTTTGCATCCACTCATCTCAGGTACAAATTAAATGAATAGAAACACATTTAAATAGGAAAGCTATCAATACACATAAGGACAAtacagtattaaccacttaagcctcctGGACATGGTTGTCACAGCCAGGCGGCTACTGCTGTTGTGCTTCTGCGTGCTCCTGCGCCACCACCatggtagcccggagatcaatgaatgggaacatagtttcctttcattgatctaagtccccggcagaaaaaaaaaaaaaaaaaaaaaaaaaaaaaaaaggaaacgttTCCTGTCgtccttatgcttcctggaagcgagaacttcgcttccaggactaaaagaaaaaaaaatatatctcactgtggccaaatagtaaaactacatctacatacatttttaataaaataaacccgcattattacatttaaaatgatctGCTTAGCTCCCACACCAAaatttacccaaataaaattttaggtctgaactttaaccactttatgacaacctgacttattaaaacgtcctgctagagcctcttaatggcaccagacacctttaattccaaatactatattgtcactatACTTTGTACTAAGGAcagaattaaaatcttgtgataactagGACAAACagacagataaaatgtgtgggttttatgcacagtagcagtgttaatatTCAAacaataggggatgaaattggagaaagtgcattttttcatttttttccctttaaaatgcatagaaaataaagtaattactgaaaacaaatgtaaaccccaaaaagcccaattagtggtgaaaaagatataaatcatttcattgtgattagtagtgattaagctattggcaaatgaaaggaatgagcactgaaaaggggggggggggggggggaaatggtgtaataactgggacaaataaaatacatagattttaaagagacactgaagtgcctaaaaaaaaaaaaaaaataataaatgcatttagcctaatagccctaactaaactgccgcatccccgctgctgtaaactgtctaaatcccccctaatgcGCCGcccttccctctcccctgcaaaatccacaactttcttggtcgtggattttgctgccctaagtgcttccgtgtgaggcagggctattagccgcactcccgcccctctcagcgaaggaagactgagatgggcgggggagaggcggagatccaccgctgacagatgcgtgtgaggcagagctgcggctcatagccctgcctcacaaggaatcgctgcccggattgccccccggggggttgggggggggggggggaattttgttagattagagcggcgggaatgcggcagTTTAAttagggctattaggttaaacacttttattaaataaaaagaagcttttttttttgagacttcagagtctctaatgATGGTAGCAGTAGCAAAGAggagaagacttttggaagatggcctggtgtcaagaagggcagcaaagaagccacttctctccccccaaaaatacaccagggacagattgatcttctgcaaaaagtatggtgaatggactgctgaggactggggcaaagtcatattcctcCGATGAAGCTCCTTTCTGATTGTTTGGAGCATCTGGAACAAAGCATTTTCCAGTACGATGGAGCAccatgtcataaggcaaaagtgataagtggctcggggaccaaaacggtAAAATTTTGGTCCATGGCATGGAAACCCCCCAGatattaatcccattgagaacttgtggtcattcctcaagaggcgggtggacaaaaaccaacaaattctgagaaactcaaagaagtgattatgaaagaacgggttgctatcagtcaggatttggcccagaagttgattgagagcatgcccagtcttgcagaggtcctgaaaaaggaccaacactgcaaatactgactctttgcataaatctcatgtaattgtcaataaaagctttTGAAATGTATGAAGTGATTataatatttcagtacatcacataaacaactgaagtttagcagcaaactttgtgaaaacgaatatttttgacagtctcaactcttttggccaggactgtatatgcGAGATGATTTCAGTCACGGGGACAAACTGCATAGAAGCAAAGTATTCCCAATGGTGATAAAATcgacattacaaaaaaaataaatgagccTCTAACATCCCAGATGTTCCACAAGACGTCTCTACATTTTATGGATACCTGCAGCAGTGAGTGCCTCGCAGGCGAGTCTCTGGATGTCCCTCCTGGTCTCCGGCTGGCCGGGGATCAGCACCGCTGCACGGACCTCTGAGCCGATCTTTCCCCGACTCTTCAGGCGGAAGACAGACTGCAGCATGGAGAGCAGAGCGGACAGCTCAGCCCTGGAGTCACCATGCCCGTCCTCCCCCATCTCCTGCTGCCCGTTCACACTGCCGCTCCTCCTCGCCGTGCTGTCCGGCCGCACTATCACCCCGACCACTGCGCCGCCCGCAGCCATACGCTCCCGCACGTCCCGCAGGATCTCCCGCAGCTGACGCTTAGCCCCGGGGAGCGAGAGAGACTCCGGCCGGCACAGGAAGAATATCAGGCCAAAGCGTAAAGTCCGATCCTGCTTGGGCTGCGGCTTTTCGGGGGAGATGCCTCTGGAGTCGCATGCATCCTGCTCGGGCCCCGGGTCACCTTCAGCTCTCTGCTCAGCAGCTTTACACCGCAGGGTGTCCGCTTCATCCGGCAACTCCGCTGGGAAGAGCTCCCGCAAGAATCCATCCAGCAGAGCCCGGCTCTCCAGCCGATCCCATAATTCCCCTACTAACTGGACCTGCTGCACTCCCCCATAGCGGCTCAGTACCTCCCGGAACCGGCTCTCCGTGCAGTCCCGAGCCATGCCACTGTTACATGTCCAGCCTGCAGGCTGCTGAGCTCCGAGTCCGGACACACTGCACACTGTGGACCATCCCGAGGATTCCATTCTGCCGGGGAGCCGTCCAATAAGGGAGGAGAGTCCGCTCATAGAACTCCCGAATGTGCTCCTCATAGGACAGCTGGTGACACGCCTgcacatggccacgcccactctgcACTCTGGCTCCATCAGTAACCTTGGCGGTGACAGGGACCTGTATGACATGCGGCACATGAGGCGGATAGTATCCTGTGTACTCCTGTCTCTGCCTACTACTACTGCGCATATTCAGTATTCACCAGCCTCTAGTTTACACAATCACATACTCAGTGCATGAAGCAATATCTCTACCTGAACAGTGACAATCtaatcagccagcacacttgccctTTTACCCAGCATACTGTGTCAATCTCAGACATCTCATCAAAAATACACAGAAAAAAGGCAAAACACTGCTAAGATACCAGTATGCCAGAAGACTGCTACAAACCACATCAAATTCAAGGCCTGTCCCTATTTTATGTGGCCCACAAGAACTTCAAATTTGCGTGATAGTAAGCAGTAAACGAAAGGAGGAAGTGCTGTATAAGTGCTCACCGCAATAGTAGGAGGCCGCCTGATGCTTGTATTAGCATCGTTTGGCGTTACTATGGGAGTTCAAAGTGTGCATCACCTGTATGTTTGCACAGTAAGCCTCCACGAAGTTTGACATAAATTGCAGACCTTGGTCTGAACATCCCTGCAGGGAATTCTCCTCAGGTGAAGTTGACAAGCTGTGCACCTATAACCTACTCTGCTTTCAAGGAGGAAAGTGCTCATGTCTTTGGGTAGCAAGTGACATAATCCACCACCATTAATTTGTACTTTTTGCCAGAGCTGCTGACAGTGGGTAGTGGCTCAATTAGATCAATggccacccttttttcctgtgctCTTCTATAACGGGCAAAAAGCAAAGGAAAATTGCAGACATCTCCATACCACCATTTCACAAACAACACAATATTGGCAATAATACTTCCACGTTCTTGTGTGGCCAataaaaaagttttttgttttttttaaacaacttggTTATATGTTGCATATTTTCTCCTTATTTATTTAACTTGTATGCTGATTATTTAATTCAGAAAGCTGGTTTGGATGAGTCACAGGAATATAAACAATCTGAGATATGCCTATGATACCACTCTGATGGCTGAAACTGAGGACTGAGGAAGAATTAAAgagcttaaagcagaactgaaggatctttttttaatacaatgtaataatatgGGTATGTACCTTTAACGATGACATACCTCTGTGCGCCCTATGGAGCTCTTTGTGTGTTCTCTCCATCCCGAGATTCTGCCGGTAAACAGCATCGACTTATAAGTCGATGCTAAAATCAGGCAGACGAGTCAGTGTTCCTCTCCCTGCTAAATGGTTTACTTCCCCTCAGGCCAGGTACCCGCCCTTTCTCCGCCCCACCAGTGCCACTCCACACTCGTTCCTTCAGCGCAGCGTGAGCGCTGATATGACACATGAACGAGGAGGAGACAGGCCTCTGTACATTCCTTCCTTCTGATCCCCCAGCGTTAGGCTGTAAATCCACCCTCCCTCCGTTGTGCATCCCTTCCTTCTGATCCACCAGCGTGAGGCtgtaaatcccccctccctccactgatcTCCCCCCTATTGTGGGCAGTGTCCCTGGCAGCGCTGTGAATAGGGCAGGGGGTGTTTTACTCACCGAGGCTCTTTCCAGCGATGAACGAGTATTCTTCTCTGCATGCAGCTCTGGGCTATTGTATACAGTCAGCCACGTGTGCTGTTTACAATAGCCCAGAGCTGGATGCAGAGAAGAATACTCGTTCATCGCTGGAAAGAGCCTCCGTGAGTAAATCACCCCCTGCCCTATTCACAGCGCTGCCAGGGACACTGCCCACAATAGGGGGAgatcagtggagggaggggggatttacaGCCTCGCTGGGGAATCAGAAGGAATGCACAGCAGAGGGACGGGGGATTTACAGCCTAACGCTGGGGGATCAGAAGGAATGCAGAGTGGAGGGAGGGTGGATGTATTGCCTAACGCTGGGGAATCAGAAGGAATGAATGTacagtggtgggaggggggggtttACAGCCTAACGCTGgggaacagcaggaggaggaagggatGCACAGTGGAGAGAGGGTGTATCAGCTGCTACAAATCTCCCTAGCTGCGTTCacgagcctggctcgtccatACCACTTTTAGCAACTGTTagctggacgagccaggctccttctcaccgctagggaggttattaCAAACAGTACAAGTGTACTCGCAATGGTAGCTGGGCTCTTGATTGAGAGTGCACGAGAGGACAAGTTACGCATGTGCAGTGCTGTAATCCTCTCGTGCacgctaccacaaaaaaaaaaaaacatactaatgaGGAGCAGTAACCCGGAAGTTATCaggcactgtggccatcttggctgaaaccaggaaatgaataaaaattacaaaatacagTGATtgcagcagcggggagcggcaaaaatcATACAGACAGATAGAGTTTATAATTTAGAATctactggtatgtttatttatttatttatttattttctatattGCAGTTCCGCTTTAATCATGAATGTCAAATAAGAAAGTGCTAAAGCTTGTCCACTACTTAACATCAAGAAAACTAAAGTCAAGTTATCTACTCAAATG
Proteins encoded in this region:
- the C4H2orf72 gene encoding uncharacterized protein C2orf72 homolog, producing MESSGWSTVCSVSGLGAQQPAGWTCNSGMARDCTESRFREVLSRYGGVQQVQLVGELWDRLESRALLDGFLRELFPAELPDEADTLRCKAAEQRAEGDPGPEQDACDSRGISPEKPQPKQDRTLRFGLIFFLCRPESLSLPGAKRQLREILRDVRERMAAGGAVVGVIVRPDSTARRSGSVNGQQEMGEDGHGDSRAELSALLSMLQSVFRLKSRGKIGSEVRAAVLIPGQPETRRDIQRLACEALTAADELRKQRPEIKPRCFSWRRRRWEDSIQKEHLEEGTALAVLQYPNGDCSKTTDA